TTAAGCATATTCATTTCATACCATAACATCTCTTAAGTTGCTTACAGTTAATAAACTGTGCAAGTTTACATTCAAAATTGGATTAAACGAAAGTTaatattcaaaaaagaaaaaacaaaactataatggtttttagttcaagcctaaaattgtaaaaccctgtgtttaatgcgctatcaccctgcaaggggcaaagccatttaagaagcgacaagtgcaaaaaacctcctcgctcattgagcaattcaatataaatatgagattcactcaaaatggtgcatgtggcaacaatcccaaatattctgtgaatttttccaccagcattattcactaatgcattgtgCGCCTAGTAttctcctgtgctatgttccGTATCCAAACTCCCAATATTgaaatgacatgacgattaatgttcactctaagcagagtagcatgaatctcctgaagtcccagtattgagatctgcacaaatactcacacaggctgcatcgttctctgacaaagaaattttcgtatcgacgcacttttaaatTAAAAGATAACTCGATCGAATATGTTTaagttccttaaggaaaatctagactgttcatatcagtctcaaaaaatgatcacggccataGAACTTGGTCGCGCgattcaacaagcctagcctacTCCTGGCAGAATTAGACAATCATCACGATGAccgccggcgggcccactaacatCTCGACCGAGCGGATCCCATCTGGTACATCTGCAGCGCTTCGAATGATTAGCCCGCGGCAAGCCTATAGGGCGTTAAATCGTTTGTCCGAACTAGGGCAAACacgctatttcaaaaccctaattttgggttgcGGCAGTATATTATTGGCGCAAATCATCATATCTGTCCAAGCCAGcctaattggacggcttagatcgcgtttcagACGATCAAGGAGGTTCCAATgcgttcaccgtcggcccaatatTATTCCCAATCAATCGACTTGCTCATGGTAAGTAAATGGCACACTAAATAGTTCGATTGAACTAGGGTGGACGCGGctactttgaaaccctaattggtgtttgcggcaatatgttactgtcgcaaatcgatcacgaccacccaTCTTCTCCAGccgatttgagtggcttagatctaacttTAGATGGCCCAAGAGATGTCAGCATTTACACAAGtggcttaaaagcgatgctttacgtgcatcaAACACATACGATATTTTGTGGACATTggcttcataaataacttagttatttaacctaatagcaccatatgttATTCTTTGccgcaagtcccacgacttgacccacttactcgagacatcaaacatgtcataaactgggggatactcactggggtattggtctggaggtttagaGCGTGAGGCGTATAACGCGCCCactatgagaaagtgtcaggaaaagacGGACGGTGAACGATGATGAGAGTAGTGGATGAAGGTGTGgcaacgtgatgatcaccacctcttacacaaccccactactccactacttaatctcccccacttcctacgagatcaggggtgtgctcaaattacTTGTATGaataggttttcaacctgttTCGAGCGTTAttaacacaatatccagaaaacaccaagaactgatagcttaaattctgcaagccagtttcacattctgatacaagtcataaacaaccacgccttcataattcaatattctgatctcaaacaccttattcacttacctccctaagatcaaccccttctccttcactttgtgaccgaatttaatCTGGAacagtcatttcttggtttaggacagggtcttacagattgatctctcgaatttgaaagtactcccgtgcagtgcattgtttagggtttgaattcgtttctcatcaacacacccaaatttaacaaaaacaacagaaccagtttttaccctcaaacactcACAGTATAGCATATCTGCACGGTTGGGTTCTGCAACAAATTGAATGAGATTACATAAAGGTAAatgataaaaacaagaaaaagaactaAGAAATTAAACTAATATTGATTTCCTTAAACATACTCTCAATGATCTTAGCAATCAAAACTTATTTCCCTGAATAAATGAGAACAAGATaatctaaaatcaaatcaaaatgtaACTATTATAATCAAATCTAGTTACGAAACGAACATATAACGTAATTATTTTCTAGATCTGaactttattcacaaaaatgaAGTAATTATTAAGCATGGAAATCGAAAACACAAATATCTACTTCAAATTCCTCTTTCAAAAACCCTAACaattcaaaatcgtaaaatcttagCTTACCAATGGATTTAGCAGCAGTATTTCGTTTAATTGAGAGATTGGAACCATAGATTTGAGAACAAACTAGGAAACGACGGAAGATAGAGAGCCAAAAATTTCGTCGTAGATCGCCTGAGCACGGAGATCTCGATTTCAAAAATGTAGAAATGAAAAAATGGGAAGAGATTCAACCCTGTACAGTTTATGATTTGATGGAGGGGTATTTCTGGAATAATCAAAACTCGTTTTATTAAAACTCGCGCTTGTGCAGAAAAAATTGGTCTAAACAACTTTTTTTGGACCACTCATTAAGCTGGGTTTAATGAAATGACCTGCCATTAAACTAGCCCAGTGGATTAGACGGGAACCACTGGCTGGTTGATGAACCAGTACCGCACGACCAGAGCGTGATTAATGGCCTCAGGCCTATGATGTAAGCTCTGTGGCTGTAGATGATCGTTCTCGGCTTGGCTTTGGCCTGCTGTGGCTTTCGTGCGGTTGTCTGACAGCCTCAAATCTTTTTTGCTCGCTTTGCCAAATCAAAGCTTGGGGTATCCAAGGAACTTATTACAAATGAACGTGGTGGATGTGTATCTTTTTTCATCTCTAATTACTTCAAAGTCAGCTCACAGTGATTAACAACTCTACTTTTTTCAACATACAAAACAACAAATTAGCCAATATAGGAACCCTAATATACAAGCTTGGCTACATGGGTTGATAATACAAATAAGGCTCGTATAACTGAATTGGTACAGATAATAAGAATCCTGTTTTATGCAATTGTCTTGTTTATGTAATTGCCACATAGAAATACACACAAACCATTGGAGAGTGTTCGAGTGATGGAAGTACTGCCTTTCCCGTGTGGATATACTTAATTTGAAAACCAGCAATATGCCATTCTTAAAGATTCGACATGGACTTCAACAGCAGTTAATAATTTCACCGCGCGTCCAAAGGTTATTTGAGTCGGCACATATGCATTAGAGCTAGACACAAACTCTAGGCGTTTAGCACACAAAACAGCATATTAGGCAATATGAACACCCTATTTTACAAGCTTGTCTACATTCAGGTTGACATTTGGAAAAAACAAGGCTCGTATTGCTAAATCGGTACAGAAAATAAGAATCCTGTTTTATGCACTCAAGACTAATTGCAACATATCGAAATGAAACTGAAATCCATATATATGCATGTGGTGTGGACCGATGACATGAATTTGAAATTTGTGGCTCATGAGTCAAGACCTTTTGCATTATACTGTCTCATATACTCGTCTATCGTCAGTTCCGCGATATTTAGGACGGTCGGTTTCTAGCAACAACTCTTTAATAGGTCCATACTTCCTTGTGGGTTGATCCAGATCTGTACCATGAAAATAACATGAAAGTGATGCTCGAGGATTTTCAAGGTTGGCTAGGACCCTGTGCTCCGCACTCTTAAACCGATCATTCGATATAAGCTGCgtttaaaaaacaaaagaaaaaattaaacgaTCATAGTTACTCGATTCAGATGAAGTCAAAATCTCAAGATTGTCACCATTTAAATCCACCGTCACTCCGGTGGTGTTCTCTGTTATCTTTGGTTCAAGTCAGAAGATGTTATCAATAGTATGAAGACTTGGAGAGTACTTCTGTATTTACTTTTCTGCTCCATAATGAAGTTGATAGCACCGCATATCAACCACTAGAATTAGTGGCAAGTGTGTGTTACACGATTTACGTCTGTGGCCGGTACGTGGCTGGTCCGTGTCCTCGTTGTTAAAATTTATATCTAAGCGTCCCAGACAGGTTTGGAACTTGCGACCTTCTAAAGGTGCGTATACATAAGATTCAGAAGTTTCTTTTAGTCCCACACTGCGAAATGGAGTGTGGTTTAAAGAGGGTGGAATTTGTGAACTGGACACGACCTTACTTGAACAGGATCTGTTCTATAGGCTCGACCTTATTTGTGAACAGGAACCACAGGCTGGTTGATGAACCAGGACCCGCACGACCAGAGCGTGATTAATGGTTCGCAGGCCTATGACGTAGGCCCTGCGGCTGTAGATGATCGTTCTCAGACAGGCCTTGGCCTGCTGTGGTGGTCGTGCGGTTGTCTGACAGCCTCCAAAATCTTTTTTGCTGCACCTGAATGTTGGATGTGTATCTTGCTAGAGCTAGAGCTGGCAAAATGAACGTGGTGGATGTGTATCTTTTTTCAAAGTCAACCTCACAGCGAATTGTTAacaatgattgagtgatggattTGAGCAGCAGTTATGAACTCCGTCCATTCAAAGATATTTTATACTTTACCAAATTTGAGCCGTAGAAGAATTTGGGTATTCTTTTTCATTAGCATTCAAAGCTTGGTTGGATCCATAATCTGAATGTTGCGACCGCCAACCAGATGCTAGTTGTTCTGGTAGTTGGAATGCTTCTAGGAAATGATAATTCACTGTATAATATAGAATTTTGCAATTCAAGCGTGGATTAACATTAGTGGATTAACATTGTTATCTTTCTAGAGCTGGCAAAATATCCAAGGAACTATTACAAATGAACGTGGTGGATGTGTATCTTTTTTCATCTCTAATTACTTCAAAGTCATCTCACAGTGAATTATTAACTATTCCAGTGATGGATTTGAATTTGAGCAGCAGTTATGAACTCCATTCATTCAAAGATATTTTATAGTCCACCAAATTTGAGCCGTCACATAGGCGTTTAACAACTCTCCTTGTTTCAACATACAAGACAACAAATTAGCCAATATGGGAACCCTATTTTACAAACTTGGCTACATGGGTTGATAATACAAACAAGGCTCGTATAACTGAATTGGTACAGATAATAAGAATTCTCTTTTATGCACTCCATTAGTCACTCTTTTGACTGGCTGGTTGCAGAAATTGGATTCGAAAGGGACAATTTGTGTGAAAATGTAGCCTTCTTATTTACAATTTTTTGATCTGCAAACAAAACATGAAGTTAGCAATCTTGGGAAAGTTTTCTTGAAGATGTTTGATTATTGTAGGTAGATTCGCTATGTAACTTACAAAAGGAAAGAAACCAGGAAAATGATTGAAAAACACACTCAAGCTTATGTATGAGTCAACTGTACGGGTTTGAGCGCATGTGTAAAAGAGCATGATGTGAACTTACCTGTCTCAAGTATTTCTTTTGAACATTCAGGGCCTCCTTACAAGCTTCCTTGGCATCTATGTCTCCATTTATATCATTCAAGATCTGCCACAGAACTTCCAGGTAAGGAAAAAATAGTGGGAATTATCTGAGATGAATTTACACAATTGGAGAAGAAACATCTTAACACAATGAACCCACCTTAATAATATCATCCAAACCCTTGGCCTCCCTCAGAAACCGCTTATTCCTGGCCTCAAGAACACTTGCAACAAGGAAGATAGATAGTGAATCTTCTGATCCAGCCTTCACATTTTTCCTCTCAAATTTTCCATACTTCTTCAGCTGCATATCATTTTCCTTCGGCAGTCTGCACTTAGTTGTATCTTCATACAACTCCTCATAAGCAGAGAACGTGTTTGGGTTGTATTCCATGGCCCACATCATCTGAGATCAACCATGATGACcgacaagaaaagaaagaaagttctGCTATTCAGTTTGAGAATTTTTAAACCTTCAAGAGTAACTGCAATTTGTGAAATCAACCGACTTCTAGTCTGTGGCATACCTCCCAAAGGTGCATGGCATCCACAACTGAGAATTCTCTACGGAAAAGTACCATCAACATCCGGAATGCAAATAGATACTGGCCTCCATCTAGATCCTCTGTTATTGGAAACTTATCTACGTCAGgagttcattttttttcattgcaTCAAATAGTTAAAGCTTAAACAACATCATAAATGAGATTATGACATTGAAAAATGTAAAAGACATTGGTGATCGATTGTCCTTAGTATCAAGTGATATTCGCATGGATGAATAATGTCTTTGATTCTTATGTGGGATCAATGACAGATTATCAATCCTCTTTTGCTTCCTTAATAATATACTTTTGTTTTTGCACATAAAAAAGGGAAAGAGTTACAAAATTACAACTAAGCTATAAGCACAAAACTAAGGCCTCTTTTTCCTAAGCAACATTTTACGTTGGGATTAAGTAAGATTCTTTATTTGGTGCCAATGTGTTGATTACTTATACTATATTATTATTTGAGCCAGACATACACGAGCTTCACAGTTCATACGTGCAACTCATAGTGAGCCCAGACATGGAATTAAAGTGGGTTCATACTAGATGAGCTTAAAGGCAACAAAGTACTCCACCTTgcccaaaaaaaaaggaaaaaaagaaacttTTAGGCACGAAAAATATCAGCATACCATTTGTGAGTTGTAATGTTGTATACTTAAGTTGGGAGTAAGGACTTGATTTATTTAGGGAGCATAATGCTTTACTCAAGATAATACAAGTACAAGTTGTACAACCCCTTACTTGAAAGCATTTTACCCTTACCTATTTAAATGAAATGCGAGAAAAGCATACCTATATGTTGATGAAGCTTTGGATCAACAACTCTCAGTACTTCTGCTAGTGTGCTGAGTTGTGACTGAACCCCAACTGAATTTTTTGTGCACTTAAAATTTCCTCGCtttcaatcaacaaaaaaaaagaatgagtcAAAGGATTGAATAAAATGTGAAAGATGCAAAATACAAACCagtcagagaaaaaaaaaattggtctcaAACAAAGAGCTAATTCGCTCCAGTTAGAAGGAAATAAACTACAGGGGAAAAAATaactataaaataaaaaataaataaataggttTAAAGTTCAAACTGAACTTGATTAAGGGCCAAGAGTTTATATGTAAATGTGAGAGCAGACCAAACCAGAAGGAACTCATCGGATACCTAAACCATCAAAGTATTGTTACATGAAAAACAGCCCCCTGTAAACTGGGAGTTGGTTGCTTGAGCTGGTTTGAATTTGTTTCATGATCACATTCACATCATTGTTCAGCGTGATAAGACGTGTGGGTTATGACCTCATCCTGAGAGCTAAACCTGACCCCAAGTTCCACCTGAGCAGAAGGAATAGCCTCAATCAACTCTGGCGGGATCCTAGAATTTCATCTTGTGACCCTAAGTGTTTAGATGTGGATGATTTTGCATTAGCATATGAGATTATGACTTTCTTTGAGTTTGGGTACTTGACTGACTCAAAGTAATACTAATAATCTTGAAGAGGAGAATCGGTTGACATTGAGAATATAACGATCTTCTGAGCTGATAACTTACTATGAGTGAATCTAGCAGTGcaattactcagaagaaattagtCGTAGTCACTAGTCAAGCAAATGAGTGATATGAGAGAAAATAAGAATGGCATGGCCAATGTTTAAACAGATCAATATAAGCAAGAAATTTCTCTCAGCTGCAAAAAATGGCGGGGAGGATTCCAACTCTTAAGCAACGGGAATTTAATGGTGGGAGAGTATCAGGCTGCACAAATGTGTTATCGCTCAAATGGATTCATTTCCTTAATAATCACCGGTAACTCTTCCTTATCACTTAAATACTCATATCTGAGGTGAtccggaagaggtttcaattcaagAATACTTAAAGGCAGGGTATTATATATTCTGTTGTCAGTCAGTTGCATAATACTTACCAACCACTCTCCCCTAAAGCTTATTGAAGTATAAAAGAAAACTTAATACTGCATCCTCTGATGGTATACATGAATGAACCACAACACACGACCTGGATTTGGGGAACATAAGAGGGAAGAGTATAGACTACAGATACAGGGTGAGTTATGTAATCGTTTCTTGAAATTCACGACACTAAAGCACATAAAAAAGAGTAAGCAGAAGATAAGTTGCTGACATATCCACGGTAACAGTCTGATCATGTGACAATATAGAAGCAGCTGATTTGTTAATATATAGTGGGCAACAGGAACAGATATAAAAGATGCAACCAATGCAGTACTCAGACATACCAGGACAGCATGTCTGATGTAACTTTCTTGTGTATAAACAATATCGCATGTCAAAGTGACACAGAATCCTTACATACCATGTTAAGCACAAATTATcgcatttttttttcaatatgaaCCAATATGAGCATAAGTACAGATATGCATACCACCCTGCGCATTAAGCGTTCAAAGCACCAAAATGCATCAGCTTCATTTTCGACTAGAATTACCATTGGAGAGCAAAGATCACTCATTCCTGGAGAAGAATAAATGTGCCATGACTCATCAATTACTGATATTTTAACGAACCCtatcttttagctttttctttaATGGGATAAATATTAGCCAACTAATTACCTTGACAATATCCAATGTCCTTGTCCATCCAGGCATACACTGCGAGAATATCCCAAAGCTTCGCCAGATTAGCTGCACTTTCATAAAATACAAGTGTTCTATCTGTGCGATGAACGTCCAAACCTGTCACGTAAAGTTTTATAACAAATAATGTTAGGCACAACCGCATTATTATAGTACCAAAACAGAATGATGACAGGGATTGTTTATTCTTCACTTGCAAATGACGCTGTacaatataaatcaacaatttCTAGATATGTCATACAGTGAACTACTCTTTGGAAAGAAATTTAGAATGAACTTTGCATTATAAAAACATAGAAATCTATTgtcatatttttctttatttgtcATGATgaactaaaacttaaaatcatatATTCGCAGGTATATAAGGGGGCGCTGTGATGTTTAATTTAGCGACTATACAAACAGAATGAGTTACATGTGAAGTGCAAACAATCCACAAATGGTCACTAAAAATATACTCGAAATATGAGATGCTTGTATTAATTACCAATTTGATGCAAGCCAAGTTTccactgaatcactttcttttctaCAGCAGCTTCAGTAACATTCACGTCAAGCTTTGTGGGGAAGGCATTGAGAACAGCAACAGTTCCATTATGTTCTGAATCTGAATCACAATTGTTATTAGAAGGATACTGGACTGGTTTCCCATCTTCACTGATGATGGGCATTGTGATATACCTTCCACTACCAATCATTGGCTCCATCTTTTTGCACTCAGCCTTCCAATTCGAATACTGATCTCTATCATGACCGATAAAAATGCAACGAATTATTTGAATGAATAAACAATACGCCATTCATTTTATTTAATTTCCTTTTACGTCAAGAtttgaagaagacgaagaatggcTAAAAATATTAAACTGTGAACTTCCACCTCATTCATGTGTATTGTGTGAGCATCAAATAGATTGAAGCTGAATGATACAGAAGCCTGTGAAAGAGTTTAGAAGTTGGTGGGCATTATGTAGTGAACTGAATTGAAAGAATTATCTACCTCCTATGTTTTCTCAGCTGATTCCGTTCTTCAAAGGTACTGTTAGGATCATAGCAAGCCAATAAGAACTCCCAAACCACGCCTTTGATTGATGGATGAACACCCTAGTTGTACAAATAACATTTAAATAAACGACACTTGACCACTTTGAACTTGACAAATGATATGATAACACActaattattattatcatttagtATCACACGACACGTAAGCATGGAAATGACACAAGTAATAGATGTTCATAGCCTAATTGAACCTGGACACTTTTCAGTTTGGTGCATCTCTGACACATAATCGGCCAACAGAACCATATGAATTACTTAGATGAAAGAACAAGTAAGAAAAACATGAATTATAAGCACAATCATGGGAAAAACTTCTTATTCTTATTATTACTTCTGAATTCTATTATATGGATAGATCTTGTACTTTATGTGCCCACCTTCTACTGCTGTAACAACCCTCTTATAGAGAGCAACTAGGAAACTCTGCAAAGAATTAACAACTCTTCTAAACTAGGAAAATTCTACGAGCTGTAAACTCTTCTGAGGGCCTAGAATCTGTATTTCTAGTAGTGATTCTCACTCATCCAGTCTGCATGCAACATTCTAGCCGTTAATCAATCTCTCTAGCTTGTCTCCCAGAAACTGGTTCCTCATACATTCTGGAGACTGCTGTCCGACTCCTAATGCCAGAAATCGAACAGATGAAAAATTGCTCGATTATCCTATATTCCTTGTATTCTGAAACTACTGAGGTGAATGTTTGAATTTTTTGTCTTTAATATCATCAAACACACATTTAAACAGGATATGACAGTTTCTATTGCAGTTTTTCTTAAGAGTATGCTATCATCTGATCCTTACAATGTAACAGTCAATCCAATAAAAATGACTAACAGTGTTTAATAGCTCTTACCCCGCGTTGGATTCGATTAAGTACTTTAGCTATATCCAAATGACCATCAAGAGTAAATGCAGAATTCCATTTTCTCATACTAAGTGTTTTCCCAACCTGTTATGAAATCATCGCATAATCATCAAATtctgaaaattaaaaattttgaactcagaaatgaaaaaataaaataaaaaatgactcACCCTGGGTTTAAATCGGGTCTTTGGAACCTCATGTACGAATTCAGGTCTAATTTCATAGAAACAATCAGTTTCCCCTAGCTCTGGATTCATACATCCCCCTTCAAAGCAACCCATTCTCAAAATTAATCGAATTCTATAATCTTTTACTTATTGGAAACCAACTTCAGCATCTCAAAACCATTCAAAAACCAGCACTTCGAGAGACTAAAACACCTAATATTATTTGTGTGATGAACCCAAATCTGAGTATTTTAGGAACAATTCAGACTCAAATGAAGAATAAAAATGGAATGTATAAAgcataaaaaaggaaaaagaaaataattaagtATAGAGTGGCGGAATTTGGAAGAATAGACAAGGGAAAGTCACTTGATTACCCCGTCAATAAATTAGaaggaaataatggagaaaagGAAAGAAATAATCGAAAGCGCATTAAGaatcttttgttttctctttCCTATATGTCATTTTCGTCTTCCTATCTCTCTCAAACCAATTGTTAACAACGAAGTCTTATCTGGTCAAGTTGTAGTCCTAGACTCCTAGCTCCCAAGGTCAAGCACTATGGTTAAGCATTTCGCTTCGCAATAGTTTAGTCGTGGCTAGCGAAATGAATATAAGGGACACCTCACTATGAGGGAGGGGTATCGCTTAGCTTAACTGCACGGAAGCTATAACACAAAATAGAAACTGAGTCTCATTTATTGTTTTTCATATTCGATATTTCGGATATATATAAGGAAATCTGAAAAATTCCTGGAATTTAGTGTGTAAAGTAAGTAGTTTACGTAAGAATTAGATGTATCCCCAGAATTGGATACAGAAACTTGTTCCAAAATCATATGGAAGCTCGGTTTTCGTAAAGTAGTTTTTAGTGTCTTATCGCTACGTAAGAGTCGATCAGATGAGATCAACTTTTTTTTATAGCAAAGCAAAGAAAAATCGCCACATTGAAGCTAAAATAAGGATCATAATGGTTTAATTTCGCTACAGTTAAGCTTTGGCGAAACGAAATTATCAACCATAGTGCTTGGCTTAACTTGTTAATTTTGATGAACTAGTTTGCTCATCTTTCATAATATGAGCTTATGAAGACATATACCGGGGTGTACATAAGTCAGGTGTCCCACCTGTTTACTTATCTTGTTTGTTTGGCTTGGACCCGGTATCTGATTACGATCTTACGTCTGATTTGTCCTGGATAAAATGtcaattttgttttgatgttTGATTCGAGATTTGATTTGGCTTATCACTAGTGGAAAAATGTGGTTTTAAGATAGTTGAAAATTTTCGTATTGGCGATATATAAGACATTTTCGAAATGCTGTTGAAAGCGCCGTATATTCAGTGTCTTTTTCTATAACGACACTTTCAAGTTGACTTTTTTTAATGATACTTTCTGGATGTCGCTATGTCCAACACCTGGACTGTGTCGTAGATTTAATTtatattaatataaaaaaaaaaggatcaggCTGACTGATTGCAGTCAGCCTGACTGGGCTGAAATAGTTCTGATTCAAACTCGATTAAACTGAATTCAAATGAGCATTCAAaactaaaatgaaacaaataataaaatataattcaTCCATACAAAATGACCATCCCATTACATTGAATTGTATTCATAAAATTTTTTCAAAATTATACAGAAAAGGATTCAATTCCTGGATTGACACCAATGCGAGTCATGATTAATAAGTTAAAGGTTACTTAAAGAGAAGTACTACAAGTCCTAACAAGAACAAGGTTTCTAAATTTCAAAAAGACAAGTTCTAACCAGCAAAATGATAAACTGCCTGATCAGGGACTAAGGCCACGCACTTCCGAATGGTGCACCTGCACCAAAAAGAAGATTTCAACATTAACTAACCAAAACAAACTTGGACAATATGATGGAATTTGAAATAACCGTAAGGCATAACAGTCAAAGCTTCAATCACAATCAAAGATTTTAATTTGTAGTTACTTGTGAACCAGATAAAAGACGAGACAACATGAGATGCAAGCTAGTCATTTCCAACAGAAACTACGGGCAGATATTTCGCTATCAACAATCACACCTAGATGCTCTGACAGAAACCATGGTCCATTGCAAGCATGGCAGAACCCATATTGGTGTGGTAAAAGGTATACAAAATGGATTCATTTTCTCATACGACAACCTTATAGCTTCAATCTCAAGGGATAACAATTAAATGTACAAGGAATATTTAAGCTCACCTTCATGCCACCCATTGCAGAGCCATTCATAACGCCACATTTATTTTGATCCAACTCATTCAAAATATCTTGTCATCACAACATGGCCCAAGGAAATTTTTCCCACAGTAAGAATGTAAATCACCAAATATTGTGCCTACACGCATCTGACACAAATGTGAGAGAAAAAGTAGTGCTAAAACTCATAATGAGGATAGGAGCTAAAATAGTGAAAacatgggggtaccaaaatacaccaccaacattttcttaggcaacctgtatggacaaacttaaatacaattccgagatttcaacttaatgaatctcaatcaaggaataatatttagagtgaTATATCTTTCGCTCACAATCAgaagtttacagagacaagtctgtgaacctgatttacgtgtgagagtacttggacgattccaaagatcaatatccaagaatcaatcaagtcgtatccaacaaacaaggatggatttatctactttgattgatttacgtacaacctgtgatatttcaattataaagatatacAATATTTtggggaaaa
This genomic stretch from Papaver somniferum cultivar HN1 chromosome 5, ASM357369v1, whole genome shotgun sequence harbors:
- the LOC113283133 gene encoding TBC1 domain family member 15-like isoform X2; the encoded protein is MEPMIGSGRYITMPIISEDGKPVQYPSNNNCDSDSEHNGTVAVLNAFPTKLDVNVTEAAVEKKVIQWKLGLHQIGLDVHRTDRTLVFYESAANLAKLWDILAVYAWMDKDIGYCQGMSDLCSPMVILVENEADAFWCFERLMRRVRGNFKCTKNSVGVQSQLSTLAEVLRVVDPKLHQHIEDLDGGQYLFAFRMLMVLFRREFSVVDAMHLWEMMWAMEYNPNTFSAYEELYEDTTKCRLPKENDMQLKKYGKFERKNVKAGSEDSLSIFLVASVLEARNKRFLREAKGLDDIIKILNDINGDIDAKEACKEALNVQKKYLRQIKKL
- the LOC113283133 gene encoding TBC1 domain family member 15-like isoform X1, whose translation is MGCFEGGCMNPELGETDCFYEIRPEFVHEVPKTRFKPRVGKTLSMRKWNSAFTLDGHLDIAKVLNRIQRGGVHPSIKGVVWEFLLACYDPNSTFEERNQLRKHRRDQYSNWKAECKKMEPMIGSGRYITMPIISEDGKPVQYPSNNNCDSDSEHNGTVAVLNAFPTKLDVNVTEAAVEKKVIQWKLGLHQIGLDVHRTDRTLVFYESAANLAKLWDILAVYAWMDKDIGYCQGMSDLCSPMVILVENEADAFWCFERLMRRVRGNFKCTKNSVGVQSQLSTLAEVLRVVDPKLHQHIEDLDGGQYLFAFRMLMVLFRREFSVVDAMHLWEMMWAMEYNPNTFSAYEELYEDTTKCRLPKENDMQLKKYGKFERKNVKAGSEDSLSIFLVASVLEARNKRFLREAKGLDDIIKILNDINGDIDAKEACKEALNVQKKYLRQIKKL